A genome region from Pseudanabaena sp. Chao 1811 includes the following:
- the truB gene encoding tRNA pseudouridine(55) synthase TruB: MFNGFISIDKPPIITAHDCVSNLRKILKQKKIGHGGTLDPMATGVLPIAVGNATRLLRFLPEGKAYNAKIRFGIVTNTDDITGEVISDHLCPNLTLAEVEKYLPLFQGKITQRPPAFSAIQVNGKRLYDLARRGEINESDIPMREVEITEIKVLGWTEGDYPELDVAIACGSGTYIRSIARDLGEKLGYGATLSSLRRTYSNGFDLEASLTFDQVAELMRSQSLKVLAPDHGLHFLSEVLLDIDQTKRWCMGQVIAIKDIPTENENINSQYARMYDCDQNFLGVSEVMESGLQPIVVLNPIN, encoded by the coding sequence ATGTTTAATGGATTTATTAGTATCGATAAGCCACCTATTATTACTGCCCATGACTGTGTGAGTAATTTGCGAAAGATATTGAAACAAAAAAAAATAGGTCATGGAGGTACGCTTGATCCTATGGCTACAGGGGTTTTGCCGATCGCGGTTGGCAATGCGACGCGACTTTTACGATTTCTACCTGAAGGTAAAGCTTATAATGCCAAAATTCGCTTTGGGATTGTGACTAATACCGATGACATTACGGGGGAAGTGATTAGCGATCACCTCTGTCCCAACTTAACTCTTGCTGAAGTTGAGAAATATCTGCCTCTTTTTCAAGGCAAAATTACGCAGCGCCCACCTGCTTTTAGCGCGATTCAAGTCAATGGAAAACGGCTTTACGATCTCGCGCGAAGAGGTGAAATTAATGAATCAGATATTCCTATGCGTGAGGTAGAAATTACAGAAATTAAGGTGTTAGGCTGGACTGAGGGAGATTATCCAGAATTAGATGTAGCGATCGCCTGTGGTTCAGGCACATATATTCGTTCCATTGCTAGAGACTTGGGAGAGAAGCTTGGTTATGGAGCGACTTTATCCTCACTAAGGCGCACTTATAGTAACGGGTTTGATTTGGAAGCAAGTTTGACCTTTGATCAGGTTGCTGAACTTATGCGATCGCAAAGTCTCAAAGTTCTTGCTCCTGATCATGGGTTGCACTTTTTGTCTGAAGTTTTGCTTGATATCGATCAGACAAAAAGGTGGTGTATGGGACAGGTGATCGCAATCAAAGATATTCCAACTGAAAATGAGAATATTAATTCACAGTACGCAAGAATGTATGACTGTGATCAGAATTTTTTAGGTGTTAGTGAAGTGATGGAATCTGGCTTACAACCAATAGTCGTTTTAAATCCTATTAACTAA
- the htpG gene encoding molecular chaperone HtpG: MHEQGTISIHTENIFPIIKKALYSERDIFLRELISNAVDAISKLKMVSYAGETTHSADPEIVVTIDKEKKTLAIADTGIGMTADEVKKYINQVAFSSAQEFATKYASSGTGDQQIIGNFGLGFYSSFMVASNVEIDTRSYKEGADAVHWSCDGSTTFTLDSSDHTNVGTTITLTLQEDAEEYLEEASIKRMIRNYCDFMPVPIKLNDEVINKQTALWDKSPKSVTNEEYLEFYRYLYPYQDDPLFWIHLNTDYPFVIKGILYFPKMKADIDPNRGQIKLFCNHVFVSDNCDDVIPKFLMPLRGAIDSTDIPLNVSRSFLQGDPKVRKIQDFIAKKVGDRLTSLYSDSREEFLKCWQDISIFMKFGSMNSDKFYQQVKEILVYPTTSEDEKVKSESGHYTTLQEYLERNKAEHENQVFYTSDPVAQGTYVELHKNQGLEVLTFDSFIDSHFINFLEREFKDIKFSRVDAEIDDRLVDKESKTEIVDPKTNKTKSDHLQDIFRAALNKPKLTIRTEAIKAEDAASAPPAIILLPEFARRMQEMTALMQQGTVSFPEDHVLLVNTSHPLMEKLIELDANQILIDGKSETADLANLICTHVYDLALMAQKSFDADSMKGFLQRSNQLLTKLTSKI, from the coding sequence ATGCACGAGCAGGGAACGATCAGCATTCATACCGAGAATATCTTTCCCATTATCAAGAAGGCTTTATATTCAGAACGTGATATCTTCTTGCGGGAATTAATTTCTAATGCTGTAGATGCAATTAGCAAACTGAAGATGGTGTCCTATGCGGGCGAAACTACGCACTCCGCCGATCCCGAAATTGTTGTCACAATTGATAAAGAAAAAAAGACACTCGCGATCGCCGATACGGGCATCGGCATGACGGCGGATGAAGTCAAGAAATATATTAACCAAGTTGCCTTCTCTAGCGCTCAAGAATTTGCCACAAAGTATGCCAGCAGTGGTACTGGTGATCAACAAATTATTGGTAACTTTGGTTTAGGCTTCTACTCGTCATTTATGGTAGCGAGTAACGTTGAAATTGATACGCGATCCTACAAAGAAGGGGCAGACGCTGTCCATTGGTCTTGTGATGGTTCAACCACATTTACCCTTGATAGTAGCGATCACACCAATGTTGGTACGACGATTACCTTGACCTTGCAAGAAGATGCTGAAGAATATCTGGAAGAAGCATCGATCAAGCGAATGATTCGCAACTATTGCGACTTCATGCCCGTACCGATCAAGCTCAATGATGAAGTCATTAATAAACAAACTGCTTTGTGGGACAAATCACCCAAATCAGTTACCAATGAAGAATATTTAGAATTCTATCGTTATCTCTATCCTTACCAAGATGATCCTCTGTTCTGGATTCATTTGAATACGGATTATCCCTTTGTAATTAAGGGCATTCTCTATTTCCCTAAGATGAAGGCAGATATCGACCCCAATCGTGGACAAATCAAATTATTCTGCAATCACGTTTTTGTCAGTGACAATTGCGACGATGTGATTCCCAAGTTTTTGATGCCTTTGCGTGGGGCGATCGATAGTACTGATATTCCCCTGAATGTATCCCGTAGCTTCTTGCAAGGTGATCCCAAGGTTCGCAAGATTCAAGACTTTATTGCCAAGAAAGTAGGCGATCGCCTCACTTCTCTCTATAGTGACTCTCGCGAAGAATTCTTGAAGTGTTGGCAAGATATCAGTATCTTCATGAAGTTTGGCTCAATGAATAGTGACAAATTCTATCAACAAGTCAAGGAAATTCTAGTCTATCCCACCACTAGTGAAGATGAGAAAGTTAAGAGTGAAAGTGGCCACTATACAACGCTCCAAGAGTATCTAGAACGCAATAAGGCGGAACATGAAAACCAAGTGTTCTATACTTCTGACCCCGTTGCGCAAGGAACTTATGTAGAACTTCATAAGAACCAAGGTTTAGAGGTGCTAACGTTTGATTCCTTCATCGATAGCCACTTTATTAACTTCCTTGAGCGCGAGTTTAAGGATATTAAGTTTTCACGAGTGGATGCGGAAATCGACGATCGCCTTGTAGATAAGGAATCAAAAACAGAAATCGTTGATCCTAAAACCAATAAGACCAAGAGTGATCATCTCCAAGACATCTTCCGTGCGGCGCTGAATAAGCCAAAACTCACGATCCGTACTGAGGCAATTAAGGCTGAGGATGCCGCTTCCGCACCACCTGCGATTATTCTTCTACCTGAATTTGCGCGTCGGATGCAGGAAATGACTGCCCTGATGCAGCAAGGAACCGTTAGCTTCCCTGAAGATCATGTTCTACTCGTTAATACTTCCCATCCTTTGATGGAGAAATTGATTGAGCTAGATGCCAACCAAATTCTCATTGATGGTAAATCGGAGACAGCAGACTTGGCAAACTTGATTTGTACCCATGTCTATGATTTAGCTCTGATGGCGCAAAAGAGTTTTGATGCTGACAGCATGAAGGGATTCTTGCAGCGTTCTAATCAGTTGCTAACTAAACTAACTAGCAAAATCTAA
- a CDS encoding cell division protein FtsQ/DivIB — MTLEFPISDGEADYVARRKQLRKQRRLRIFQRIWQLVFITGLTGGMLWVAMLPEWQLRSSNQIDVEGNKLLSKDTIRKSLPIQYPQSIFQIQPQAIASQLEASIPVSKVSVSRTIFPSKLTIQVQERLPVANSMRNGQQGFLDAEGIWMPAKVYPSNITKPNLVVLEPINRKLSQWSTLYRQVSQSQVKISQVDARDESNLILTTELGFVYFGTYKPSLFSTQLETLDRLRALPEKLKLSSFNYIDLSQPTNPVLEMNVPPKDKSSETKS, encoded by the coding sequence ATGACGCTTGAATTCCCGATCTCCGATGGAGAGGCAGACTATGTGGCTCGCCGCAAACAACTGCGAAAACAACGCCGCCTTCGCATTTTTCAACGTATTTGGCAATTAGTATTTATCACAGGGCTTACAGGTGGCATGTTGTGGGTTGCCATGCTGCCAGAATGGCAATTGCGTAGCTCTAATCAAATTGACGTTGAGGGGAATAAACTCCTCTCTAAGGACACCATAAGAAAATCTCTACCAATTCAATATCCCCAGTCAATTTTTCAGATTCAGCCACAGGCGATCGCCTCTCAATTAGAAGCATCGATTCCCGTCTCTAAAGTCTCAGTTTCCCGTACAATTTTCCCCTCTAAACTAACGATCCAAGTCCAAGAGCGTCTCCCAGTTGCCAACTCCATGCGCAATGGTCAGCAAGGCTTTCTCGATGCTGAGGGGATTTGGATGCCTGCCAAGGTGTATCCATCTAATATCACTAAGCCTAATCTTGTCGTGCTAGAGCCAATTAATCGTAAGCTATCGCAATGGTCAACCTTGTATCGTCAGGTTAGTCAAAGTCAAGTCAAAATATCGCAAGTAGATGCAAGGGATGAATCAAATCTAATTCTGACTACTGAGCTGGGATTTGTATATTTTGGTACATACAAGCCATCACTATTTAGCACACAGTTAGAGACGCTTGATCGGCTGAGAGCATTACCTGAGAAGTTAAAATTAAGCAGTTTTAATTATATTGATTTGAGCCAACCAACCAACCCAGTTTTAGAAATGAATGTCCCCCCCAAGGATAAATCTTCAGAAACAAAATCTTAA
- the ftsZ gene encoding cell division protein FtsZ yields MTSQNDWSDLDSNGSENGEVDVEMDELSEFSNNSRLNLSHSHNRMKQQLGVDAKADNIMLGSVAKIKVIGVGGGGGNAVNRMIASDVVGVEFWSFNTDAQALLQSSASKRFQMGQKLTRGLGAGGNPAIGQKAAEESRDDIAAAVEGADLVFITAGMGGGTGTGAAPIIAEVAKEAGALTVGIVTRPFTFEGRRRGQQAEEGIAGLQSRVDTLIVIPNDKLLSVISEQTPVQEAFRVADDILRQGVQGISDIIMIPGLVNVDFADIRAVMADAGSAMMGIGIGSGKSRAREAAMTAISSPLLETSVEGASGVVFNITGGEDMTLHEVNAAAETIYEVVDQNANIIFGAVIDPKMDGEIRITVIATGFAPKTHPAIPPQISKRSQPPQPPASTSKAAPLPPSTTQSTAQPEIKLSKPGLDIPDFLQRRRPPK; encoded by the coding sequence ATGACATCTCAAAACGACTGGTCAGATTTGGACTCAAATGGTTCAGAAAACGGAGAAGTAGACGTGGAAATGGATGAACTTTCTGAGTTTTCAAATAACTCTAGGCTAAACCTAAGTCACTCTCACAATCGTATGAAGCAGCAGTTAGGCGTTGATGCAAAAGCGGATAATATCATGTTGGGCAGTGTTGCAAAAATTAAAGTAATTGGTGTTGGCGGCGGCGGCGGCAACGCTGTAAATCGCATGATTGCGAGTGATGTAGTTGGCGTGGAGTTTTGGTCGTTTAATACCGATGCTCAGGCGCTTCTACAATCCTCTGCATCTAAACGCTTCCAAATGGGTCAAAAACTGACCAGAGGCTTAGGTGCTGGTGGTAATCCTGCGATCGGTCAAAAAGCTGCTGAAGAGTCCCGTGATGACATCGCTGCTGCCGTTGAAGGAGCTGATTTAGTATTTATTACCGCAGGTATGGGGGGCGGTACTGGCACTGGCGCTGCACCCATTATTGCGGAGGTTGCCAAAGAAGCAGGTGCATTGACCGTAGGGATCGTCACTCGCCCCTTTACTTTTGAAGGTAGAAGACGTGGACAACAAGCTGAAGAAGGGATTGCTGGTTTACAGAGTCGTGTCGATACACTGATTGTGATCCCCAACGATAAATTGTTGTCTGTGATCTCAGAGCAAACTCCTGTCCAAGAAGCTTTTCGTGTTGCCGATGATATCCTGCGTCAAGGTGTACAGGGTATTTCCGATATCATCATGATCCCCGGACTCGTTAATGTGGACTTCGCAGATATTCGTGCAGTGATGGCAGATGCGGGCTCAGCGATGATGGGCATTGGCATTGGTTCAGGTAAGTCTAGAGCTAGGGAAGCTGCCATGACAGCGATTTCTTCGCCATTACTAGAAACATCGGTCGAAGGAGCTAGTGGAGTTGTCTTTAACATCACAGGTGGTGAAGATATGACTCTCCATGAGGTAAATGCTGCTGCTGAGACTATCTACGAAGTTGTCGATCAAAATGCCAATATTATCTTCGGAGCGGTAATTGATCCGAAGATGGATGGTGAAATTAGGATTACAGTAATTGCGACGGGCTTTGCCCCAAAGACGCATCCAGCGATTCCACCTCAAATTTCTAAGCGATCGCAGCCCCCGCAGCCTCCCGCATCTACATCAAAAGCAGCTCCACTGCCTCCTAGTACGACCCAAAGTACTGCCCAGCCTGAAATTAAGTTGAGTAAGCCGGGGTTGGATATTCCTGACTTTTTGCAGCGTCGTCGCCCACCAAAATAA
- a CDS encoding ribose-phosphate pyrophosphokinase, with translation MTHLTTTRHGLHRLPSLNSGEDRLRLFAGSANLPLAQEISRYLGIELGPMVRKNFADGEVYVQVQESIRGCDVYLLQPTCRPVNDHLTELLIMIDACRRASARQITAVMPYYGYARADRKTAGRESITAKLVANLIVQSGADRVIAMDLHSAQIQGYFDIPCDHVYGAPVLLDYLSEKKLPDLVVVSPDVGGVARARAFAKKLNDAPLAIIDKRRQSHNVAEVMNVIGDVSGKTAVLVDDMIDTAGTIYEAAKLLRKEGARQVYACATHAIFSPPAIDRLSSGVFEEVIVTNSTPVRQENYFPQLRVLSVADLLGETIWRVHEDTSVSSMFR, from the coding sequence GTGACACACTTAACGACTACTAGGCACGGACTTCACAGACTACCCTCTCTCAATAGCGGTGAAGATCGACTTAGGCTGTTTGCTGGCTCGGCAAACTTGCCGCTTGCCCAAGAGATTTCCCGTTATTTAGGTATCGAATTAGGACCTATGGTGCGAAAAAATTTCGCTGACGGGGAAGTCTATGTGCAGGTACAGGAATCGATTCGGGGTTGTGATGTTTACTTGCTTCAACCAACCTGTCGCCCTGTTAATGACCATTTAACTGAGCTATTGATTATGATTGATGCCTGCCGTCGTGCATCGGCAAGGCAAATTACCGCAGTGATGCCCTATTACGGTTATGCACGGGCTGATCGTAAAACCGCAGGACGTGAATCGATTACGGCAAAATTAGTTGCCAACTTAATTGTGCAGTCTGGAGCCGATCGCGTCATTGCGATGGACTTACACTCCGCACAGATCCAAGGATATTTCGATATCCCCTGCGATCATGTCTATGGCGCTCCAGTTTTACTGGACTATCTTAGTGAAAAGAAATTGCCTGATTTGGTGGTAGTTTCGCCCGATGTGGGGGGCGTAGCTCGCGCCCGAGCTTTTGCAAAAAAACTTAATGATGCGCCTCTAGCAATCATTGATAAACGTCGCCAAAGCCATAACGTAGCTGAGGTGATGAATGTGATTGGGGATGTTTCAGGTAAAACTGCTGTACTTGTCGATGACATGATTGATACCGCAGGAACTATCTATGAAGCAGCAAAGCTTCTCAGAAAAGAGGGTGCAAGACAAGTCTATGCCTGTGCTACCCATGCAATTTTTTCGCCTCCAGCGATTGACCGCCTATCCAGTGGTGTATTTGAAGAAGTCATCGTGACTAATTCCACACCTGTAAGACAAGAAAACTATTTTCCTCAATTACGGGTTCTATCGGTTGCGGATCTATTGGGTGAAACGATTTGGCGTGTCCATGAAGATACTTCTGTAAGTAGCATGTTTAGGTAG
- the ntcA gene encoding global nitrogen regulator NtcA, giving the protein MNGGMFPPMTETFERGKTIFFPGDPAERFYFLVKGAVKLSRVYEAGEEITVALLRENSVFGVLSLITGNRSDRFYHAVAFTPVELLSVPIDQVEKALKEDPELPMVLLRGLSSRILQTEMMIETLAHRDMGSRLVSFLLILCRDFGTPSSEGVTIDLKLSHQAIAEAIGSTRVTVTRLLGDLRKQKMIAISKKRITVHNPIELGQQFA; this is encoded by the coding sequence ATGAATGGGGGAATGTTTCCACCCATGACAGAAACCTTTGAACGCGGTAAGACAATTTTCTTTCCTGGTGATCCTGCGGAACGTTTTTACTTTTTAGTTAAAGGCGCAGTCAAACTTTCGAGAGTTTACGAAGCAGGAGAAGAAATTACCGTTGCCCTACTGCGTGAAAATAGTGTTTTTGGTGTTTTGTCTTTGATCACAGGTAATCGATCTGATCGCTTTTATCATGCGGTTGCTTTTACGCCTGTGGAGTTGCTCTCTGTGCCAATCGATCAAGTCGAGAAAGCATTAAAAGAAGATCCTGAATTGCCGATGGTGCTATTACGTGGATTGTCATCACGGATTTTGCAAACGGAGATGATGATTGAAACTTTAGCCCACCGTGATATGGGATCAAGGCTAGTTAGCTTTTTGCTAATTCTTTGCCGTGATTTTGGTACACCATCATCAGAAGGTGTGACTATTGATTTGAAGCTGTCACATCAGGCGATCGCTGAGGCGATCGGCTCAACGCGAGTAACTGTAACCAGACTACTAGGCGATTTGCGAAAGCAGAAGATGATCGCCATCTCCAAAAAACGCATCACTGTTCATAACCCCATTGAACTAGGTCAGCAGTTTGCTTAA
- the secG gene encoding preprotein translocase subunit SecG: MYGTLKAVWAVVAVCLVVLILLHSPKSDGLGGFSGQAQLFSSTKSAETALNRITWFLTAAFLGLTVVLSGGWFTAPAVTAPVPQVAPSTKNVPDAKPIPLNLPATTPEKPQQ, translated from the coding sequence ATGTACGGAACTTTAAAAGCAGTTTGGGCAGTAGTGGCTGTATGCCTAGTAGTTTTAATTTTATTACATAGCCCTAAGAGCGATGGTTTGGGTGGCTTTAGTGGTCAAGCTCAATTATTTTCGAGTACTAAGAGTGCAGAAACAGCCCTTAATCGAATCACTTGGTTCTTGACAGCAGCATTTTTGGGCTTAACCGTTGTGCTTAGCGGTGGTTGGTTTACAGCACCAGCTGTAACAGCGCCTGTCCCACAGGTTGCCCCATCGACCAAGAATGTTCCTGATGCTAAGCCCATTCCTCTAAATTTACCTGCAACTACTCCTGAAAAGCCTCAGCAATAA
- a CDS encoding Uma2 family endonuclease: protein MTVTLTKSSDRTSNQILLPSIRWETYRAIACDLESQPNKRLTYDQGLLEIRMPSELHESYKKLLGRIVEVLTESLDLEICSLGSMTCDREDLARGLEPDQCYYIQNEAQVWGKDQIDLQIDPPPDLAIEIDITSSSLNRFAIYAQLGVPEVWRYDGQAITIHHLVGDRYILGDRSLAFPVLKTSDIQSFLELKNTLKENALISHVREWATKR, encoded by the coding sequence ATGACGGTAACTCTGACCAAATCCAGCGATCGCACCAGTAATCAGATATTGTTGCCATCAATTCGATGGGAGACATATCGGGCGATCGCCTGTGATTTGGAGTCACAGCCTAACAAGAGACTTACCTATGACCAAGGACTGTTAGAAATAAGGATGCCATCGGAACTACATGAAAGTTATAAGAAGCTGTTAGGTAGAATTGTTGAGGTGTTAACTGAGTCTCTAGATTTAGAAATTTGTAGCTTAGGTTCGATGACCTGCGATCGCGAAGATCTAGCCAGAGGTCTAGAACCCGATCAATGCTATTACATCCAAAATGAGGCACAGGTTTGGGGTAAAGATCAGATCGATTTACAGATTGATCCCCCACCAGATCTAGCGATCGAAATTGATATTACAAGTAGTTCGTTAAATCGTTTTGCCATCTATGCTCAATTAGGTGTGCCTGAGGTGTGGCGTTATGACGGTCAGGCAATAACAATTCATCATCTAGTTGGGGATCGCTATATTTTGGGCGATCGCAGTCTTGCTTTTCCTGTATTAAAAACTAGTGATATCCAGAGTTTTTTAGAACTGAAAAATACGCTCAAAGAGAATGCATTAATCAGCCATGTGCGGGAATGGGCTACTAAAAGATAA
- the coaE gene encoding dephospho-CoA kinase (Dephospho-CoA kinase (CoaE) performs the final step in coenzyme A biosynthesis.), producing the protein MNQRIIGITGGIATGKTTVSNYLHDTYGLPILDADIYARQALTGDRLARLSDRYGKLILDAQGNLDRRKLGAIVFESVSERKWLEALIHPYVQKCLISESKRLAPSTVVMVIPLLFEAKMEDLVTETWAIACDPRQQLQRLMNRNHLLESEAKQRISSQMSQSEKIELADVVIVNSDNTEELFFQVDNALFNSQLGVHFRICDPVA; encoded by the coding sequence ATGAACCAACGCATCATCGGCATCACAGGAGGCATTGCCACAGGTAAAACCACGGTTTCCAATTATCTACACGATACCTATGGCTTACCAATTCTGGATGCGGATATTTATGCTAGACAAGCTTTAACAGGCGATCGCCTCGCAAGACTTAGCGATCGCTATGGCAAGTTAATCCTTGATGCGCAAGGCAACCTTGATCGCCGCAAGTTAGGTGCGATCGTGTTTGAGAGTGTGAGCGAGCGTAAGTGGCTCGAAGCCTTAATTCATCCCTATGTCCAAAAATGCTTGATTAGTGAATCCAAACGTCTCGCACCATCAACTGTCGTTATGGTAATTCCCCTGTTATTTGAGGCGAAAATGGAGGATTTAGTGACTGAGACTTGGGCGATCGCTTGTGATCCCCGACAACAGCTACAAAGACTCATGAATCGCAATCATTTATTAGAATCCGAAGCAAAACAAAGAATTTCTAGTCAAATGTCCCAATCGGAAAAAATCGAACTTGCCGATGTGGTAATCGTTAATTCTGACAATACCGAAGAACTATTCTTTCAAGTTGATAATGCTCTGTTTAACTCTCAACTTGGTGTGCATTTTCGTATCTGTGATCCAGTTGCTTGA
- a CDS encoding SemiSWEET transporter: MDFTNILGFTAASLTTFAFLPQVIQVWRSRSTKDISLPMLITFIAGITLWLIYGLLVNAAPIYIANGITLILNIAILRFKLKYG; the protein is encoded by the coding sequence ATGGACTTTACCAATATTCTTGGATTTACGGCTGCATCTCTGACGACCTTTGCCTTTTTGCCCCAAGTAATCCAAGTATGGCGATCGCGATCGACTAAGGATATTTCTTTGCCGATGTTAATTACTTTCATTGCGGGGATCACGCTCTGGCTAATTTATGGACTATTGGTGAATGCTGCACCCATCTATATCGCTAACGGGATCACGCTAATTTTGAATATTGCCATTTTGCGCTTCAAACTAAAGTATGGCTAG
- a CDS encoding NnrU family protein, whose translation MTSLSTFFSTYFTHFVMLGLILTFAIAHSGLAALRIWAESKIGERLYRVLFALVSIPLAVVLFIFYFNHRYDGVQLWNLQGVTGIHEFVLGLSAIAFLFLYPATFNLGEVAAIQKPQVHLFETGITRISRHPQLIGMTLWCIAHTLWLGTSFALTTAIALVSYHSFAVWHGDHRLFKRHGDAFLALKERTSVVPFLAIAQGRQQLVLKEFIRPAYIGVAITVVLFRWLHPIVITASANLNW comes from the coding sequence ATGACTTCTCTTAGCACTTTCTTCTCAACCTATTTCACCCATTTTGTAATGCTGGGCTTAATTTTGACCTTTGCGATCGCCCATAGTGGGCTTGCTGCATTACGGATTTGGGCGGAATCGAAGATTGGAGAGAGGCTATATCGAGTTTTGTTTGCTTTGGTCAGCATTCCTCTTGCGGTCGTCCTATTTATTTTTTACTTCAACCACCGCTATGACGGCGTGCAATTGTGGAATTTACAGGGCGTTACAGGAATTCATGAATTTGTTTTAGGTTTATCGGCGATCGCCTTTTTATTCCTCTATCCTGCGACATTCAATCTAGGCGAAGTTGCAGCGATCCAAAAGCCACAGGTGCATTTATTTGAGACGGGGATCACGCGCATCAGCCGCCATCCCCAGCTAATTGGCATGACGCTCTGGTGTATAGCCCATACACTCTGGCTGGGTACTTCTTTTGCCCTGACCACAGCGATCGCCTTAGTTAGTTACCATTCCTTTGCAGTTTGGCATGGCGATCATCGTTTATTTAAGCGTCATGGGGACGCATTTCTAGCGCTCAAGGAACGTACTTCCGTTGTGCCATTTCTGGCGATCGCCCAAGGTCGCCAACAATTAGTTTTAAAAGAATTTATCCGTCCTGCCTATATTGGTGTCGCTATCACCGTTGTCTTATTTCGGTGGCTACACCCCATAGTTATTACAGCTTCTGCAAATTTAAATTGGTAA